A stretch of DNA from Manis pentadactyla isolate mManPen7 chromosome 19, mManPen7.hap1, whole genome shotgun sequence:
ACAGAACAGGGACACCACCACCTCATCATGGGTAGGAGAAGTCACTGGAAGTTATTTTATGATCATAAAAATGATTCCTTGTTGCTTTGTGGGTGATGTGGGATGTGAGAAGGGGAATGAGATGAtaaaaggaaggaggggaggaaaataaggagggagggaagaagagatggagggaggggaAGCGGGAGAAAGCATAAAGCAGAGAGTACgggagaggctggggagggcAGGCGGTGTGCTGCAGGGAAGCTCTCGGGGAGCGTTAGGCTTTGCCTGTGTTTGGGATTGGCTGCTCTGAGCTGATCGTTGCTGAATTCTCTTCCAGCTCCACTCTGCGAACAAACCGGTGAGttgtccttccctttctccttcatgCTCCGTGGGTGTCTTGTCACTTGGGCCAGAGCAGGAGGCCTGTGCATGGCCGTCTCACCTCTGCTGAAGCTGCTACGGTTCACACGTGACAGTGGCTCCCTGGGGCCGGGGCTGCCTGTGTTCACACCAGTTCCTGCACCCGAACCCCACCTGCTCAGCTGGGGCAGGTCTTGCTCTGACCTTCTCAAGACCATAATCTTTTTTCTGAGAAGTCCCAGCTCAGAGAGGGAGATGCTGTTTGCACAAGGAAGTAGCAGGGTGCCAAAGGTTGATACAAGAAGCATCTCTGCCCTCTCAGCCTCAGGGGCTCCAAGGACCCCAGGTTTTTCCCCACTAGGTGCTCCACCAGGAGCGATGGAGGAGATGCTGAAGTCGCAGGTCCTCGGAGAGCACCAGTCCAGTCCCTCCTCAGGCCATGTGCAAAACGAGGTGGCACTCCTACCTTATTCCTATGTTCCTGCCCGCTCTGAGGTCACAACCAGTACCCCCCTGCAGTCTCTCTCTCAGACTCTGGCTTATGCAAACTTCATCACTTGGATCCTGATTCAAAGTCCTACCTTTACCAGGTGACGAAAGGAGAAAAATTTCCCCCAGGAGGAATCTTTCCCTAAAGTGCATTTAAATCTTCTATATCTGAGAACTGCTTTTTTGTACATTAAATACTAAACCACTACTAAGGCGTTGTCCTGCCACCTCAAGAACCCAGGCTGCACGTCTAACTAGGGAACAGAGGATCATGAATCCCCATGACAAGATATTCAGTACCACTCTAGCCTTCTGGGTTCCTTTCCTGATGCTTGTTCAGGTCTAACTCCTGCCTCATGTTAATACTGTGATGCTTTGTACCCGGTCCTGCTTTGCCCCGTAAGCGCACGTGCCCAATCCTAGCCTTTGCAGAAATCCAGAACCACCTCCAGGATGGAGAGACAAAGCTTCTGCCAGCAGTAATTTACcaggctgtctctgtgcatgaGAATTACCCGAAACAAGCTCTGAGCTGCAAGACTGACCCCCAGACCCTTGCAAACTGCCTTGTCAGGCGCCCTACTgcacccccgccccaccccattCAGAAGCATGGGGTGCAGGTGACAGATGCCTTTTTTAGTCCTTTCTCTGCTCAGCCCAAAAGCAAGCTGTGTTGCCCCTCAGTCCTCTGTGGATGACAGCTGTCCAAGGACAGAATGTGACTCAATGTACAGGGACTTCCATGGCCCAGCACGGACCAAACATTCTGGTACCATGGTTGAAATAGACTTTTTTAAAGTTCCAGGGTAAAGCATTCCAATAAGAAGGTTTAGAGATTACAGGTGTTGGACCGGGAACTACCTCTCAGTGATCTAGAACACTTGGCATTTTCATCTGGTGAGAAGAGAAGGGTTTTCCCTAGGGAAATTCTTAAAATTTCCCCCCAAAGCAGAGGCCCTGAGGGCTAGATAAACAAACACCTAAAGAGCCAGGGCCCTCAGGGGCTTTGATGTTTCACGGGGCGGCTGGAGGAGATAAGAAGATGGAGTGAAAGCAGAACACACCTCTACCCATCTCGAATTCATCCATAAAAGAGCCCCTGTGGCCAAAAAGGGGGACATCTCTTAGGCTTAACGTACGCATTGAATCTGCTCCTGACACTGACGGCTTCTGAGAAGTGTGGGGAGCTGGGCCGTGTGGCTGGGTGGGTGCAAAGCATTTGCAGGCAAGTGCATGCCTGCTCCTTCCCTTACGAAGGGCTGTAATAGGGGCAGGAGAGAAGCAGTAAAGAAGGAATTGAGTTCCTCGGAGTATTTCCCAGACCGACTGATCCTCCAGGTCTCATATTCTGTCTTTGAAAGAAAAGGCATGAGTCTGAGATACCATGGGAAAGGCTACAGAAGAAAATAACCCATATGGCTAATCAGGAGGAATGAAATACATTCACTGTCCCTAAACCTTCAAGCTTCACCATCTCCAGTGCCAACCGGTGACATTTGTCAGTACTCCGGCACTCTCTCCATAAAAGGTATTTTATTTCATGGACAGAAACTTCTGAGAGTAAGAACCAAGGTAAAGGTAAAGGTTGCTATGGAAGCAGGAGGTGCTGCATGGGGCAGGAGGTGCTGGTGGTGGGCAGTTGGCAATGGAAAGCCTGTGGGCCCCTTGGATGGGTGGTCTGTGTGCCCAGGGCCTGGTTAATTGAGGCTTGATTCAAATGCCAAGAACACAAAGTAGCCTCTTCCTAGGATCTCTGAACCCCATTGCCCTGGAATATGTGTTTAATCCTTCTCTCCAGAGCTGCTGCTGACAGCCAGACCCTCTCAGCCCATAGAGGGGAACTCGATGACCCTGACCTGTAAGACACAGCAACGTCTGCAGAAGCCGGATGTCCAGCTTAAATTCTGCTTCTTCAGAGACAGCCaggctctggggctgggctggaaCAGCTCCCCAGAGCTCGAGATCGCCACCATGTGGAGGGAAGACTCGGGGTCCTATTGGTGTGAAGAAAAGGTAGTAGCCCTGAAAGACACACGGAGCTGGAGCCGGAGCCGGAGAGTCCCTATTTCTGTGCAGAGTGAGTGCAGGGGGCctctgtgtgtgggggggggtgcagGCAAGAGGGCAAAGTGCGAGGCTGGTCGCCGGATGTGCGTTCTGAGCTTCTGTCCTCATCAGAGTCCCTCATCCTTTTGCCAAGCCCAACAGAGCCAAGAGAAAAGCATTTAGGAAATCTTTACTGTGTGTCCTCACTGTGCTGGAGACTGGGTGGGGTGGGACGGGCGGAAATCGCTGCATGGTGCACGGGTCCGGACTAGAAGGAGCTGATGCTCAGCCAGCACCCTAAACACAGGGTGgactgtgtggtggtggtgggtaggGTTACAATGACTAGAACTACAGAGCAGGGAGAACCCTTCTCCGTTCTCAGACAAAGATACATCCATTGTGCCATAAAGCAAACGTCTACTACCTCCAGGAGGCTGGGCTTTCCCACACTTGCTCAAATCTCAACCCTGGTGAAGCCCGACCACAGCAATGGAGCCCCTGGACAGCAAGCCCTGCTCCAGTGCCTCCATAGGTTGTTTAGCTGAACTGCAGGAGGTCACTGTCCCTGCCCTCTACAGATGGGAAGGTGGCATCTCAGAAAAGTGAAGGAACTTGATaaagcacacacacagagagTTGGGACCcacattcaaacccaggcagtttgACTTGCAGCCAGGACTTGTAATCCCTATAATATCATGCCTGGAAAAATGAGAGTTTGAGAGAGCAGGGTTCTGGGAGCCCCACTGCCTGAGGATGGAGGGGATGCTGCACCCTCCTTGGTACTGAGGCGTCTCCTTCCCACCCTCTCACCACCAACCATCATGACCCACCACCACCTCAACCAATGTCAATCCCAAACCAGAGGAAACCCCCTCCACCTCCCTCATCATGAGCTGCATAAATGACTTACTTGAGCCAAGGCCTTTGCTTTCAGGACTGTCACGCTGACTCTTTACCCCCCCACTCGGGGCCCTTCCTACTCGGGGCCCTCCTGTGTCACTTGTGTTCCTGCAGGAATCCCCATCTGGGACGTGAACTTGGAGACACAGCCTCCTGGGGGACATGTCATGGAGGGAGAGAAGCTGGTTCTCATCTGCTTGGCTGCTCGGGGCACGGGAAACATCACCTTCTTGTGGTACAAAGGGGCCCTGGGTTTAGCCCTGGAAAAAAAGACCCAGCGTTCACTGGCAGCAAAGTTTGAGATCCCTACGGTGACGGAGAGGGATGCTGAGAAATATTACTGTGCAGCCGACAACGGCTATGGCCCCAGTCTCAGCGGGCTGGTGAGCGTCACTGTCAGAAGTAAGTTCCACCACCCTGCAGCTGAGCCAGCAGATGGCAAACCGGGCACCTGTTCCCCCAGGGCGCCCTGAGGAAGTTCAGGGGGGCTGGGCCTCTGTGGGGGGGATTGTGCGTCTGTCACCGTGTCAGAGACCCTCTCTGACAGCCCACCATCTCTCTCAGTTCCAGTGTCCCGCCCCGTCCTCACCCTCTGGGCTCCCGGGGCCCAGGCTGCAGTGGGGGACGTGGTGGAGCTCCGctgtgaggcccagagaggctctCCCCCGATCCTGTACCGCTTTTATCATAAGAATGTCACCCTGGGGAGCAGCTCAGCCCCGTTTGGAGGAGGAGCGTCCTTCAACCTCTCTCTGACGGCAGAACATTCTGGAAACTACTCCTGTGAGGCCAACAATGGCTGGGAGGCCCAGCGCAGTGAGGTGGTGGCACTCAACATCACAGGTACAGCTCAGGCTATGGGACTGTCTTGGTCAATGTATTTCCTGGCATCCGGGGAGAGTTTTGCAAACCCCACAATATTTCTGGTGTTGTGCTTCCAAAGCTGGGGTTTCCCCTGTCCTGGGAGATATATCTGAGGGACATGGAAGACATGAAGGCTGGGTGCCTCTCTAATTTCACTGATGTGATGACTTCAAGTCCCTGGATACATAAGTCCCACTGCTCCTGGGAAAGCAGATCTCGGCCTCAGCCCAGGCTCAAGACGTCTGCTCTCCAGACCCAAGCCCTGCGCCTGGGCAGCTCATGCACAGGTCTCTCCCCTCAGTGCCTGCGGAGGACAGAAGAGAACTTCTTACTTCAGTCATGGAGGGGCTGCTTGGTATCCTTGGTCCCACCACAGGGGCCCTATTATTCTGCTGTTGGCTCAAGAGAAAAATAGGTTAGTATTTATAGAGATTGGCATTTTGTTTCTGTGACCTTTGTTTTCATGGAAATAGGCTAGATTTGTGACATGTATACTGCAAAGGATGAATGTATCCCATCAGCCACCCTGCCTACAGAACCGCTCACAGCCCCCAGGGTGGGAATGGTACCCATTAAAGTAGTGAAACATTTTTACAAAGTTCCCCCATCCTT
This window harbors:
- the FCRL1 gene encoding Fc receptor-like protein 1 isoform X2: MTLTCKTQQRLQKPDVQLKFCFFRDSQALGLGWNSSPELEIATMWREDSGSYWCEEKVVALKDTRSWSRSRRVPISVQRIPIWDVNLETQPPGGHVMEGEKLVLICLAARGTGNITFLWYKGALGLALEKKTQRSLAAKFEIPTVTERDAEKYYCAADNGYGPSLSGLVSVTVRIPVSRPVLTLWAPGAQAAVGDVVELRCEAQRGSPPILYRFYHKNVTLGSSSAPFGGGASFNLSLTAEHSGNYSCEANNGWEAQRSEVVALNITVPAEDRRELLTSVMEGLLGILGPTTGALLFCCWLKRKIGRRAARDPLRHPPSPIPQESTYLNSAAPEHQQPVYGNVNVVSGDEVYSLVYCMQQERPTAAGEPPRTRIDDRDASDIYFRLKQENVAEADYEDAM
- the FCRL1 gene encoding Fc receptor-like protein 1 isoform X1 — its product is MLLRLLLLMCELLLTARPSQPIEGNSMTLTCKTQQRLQKPDVQLKFCFFRDSQALGLGWNSSPELEIATMWREDSGSYWCEEKVVALKDTRSWSRSRRVPISVQRIPIWDVNLETQPPGGHVMEGEKLVLICLAARGTGNITFLWYKGALGLALEKKTQRSLAAKFEIPTVTERDAEKYYCAADNGYGPSLSGLVSVTVRIPVSRPVLTLWAPGAQAAVGDVVELRCEAQRGSPPILYRFYHKNVTLGSSSAPFGGGASFNLSLTAEHSGNYSCEANNGWEAQRSEVVALNITVPAEDRRELLTSVMEGLLGILGPTTGALLFCCWLKRKIGRRAARDPLRHPPSPIPQESTYLNSAAPEHQQPVYGNVNVVSGDEVYSLVYCMQQERPTAAGEPPRTRIDDRDASDIYFRLKQENVAEADYEDAM